GAAGTTTTCCCTATTTTTGATATTTAAAAGAAAGTTATACAATTAGCTCTGAATGATAATCTCAGATTGCTCAGTGATTGAAATGACTGTCAGTCGCTGTCTTGTGTCTATTCAGCTGCTGTCTCTCTATGAGCTCTGTGCATTTCTATTTTGGGAATTTTACTCAACTGTTAGCGAGCACTGCTACAACTGAATCCCACAATAACagtgtagattttttttctgttgaaatATTCCATGGCAATGATTCATCGAGTAAcatacgtgtgtgtgtctgatgaATTCATACCCCCTTTTATGTGTTAGTTCAGTTTCAGCATTCAAGTTTCTACAGCTGCCGCAGGACGTTTAACATGCTGGATTTTCACCCGCATGTGTTTTTCTGGTCTCCTCCTCTCTTTCATCTTCCTCTGCTAAAGTGACCCCATTGAGATGTAGAGAAATGGTCTTAGGTGACAGTCATAATGAACATGATCGtgttcactcaataaatctcagGCCTGGTGCTTTTTGAGCACAAATCAGTGAAATGTTAAAGCCCACCTGTCTGTCTCCATCAGTCATTTCCACTGTCACCTCCCCACCGCCTGATGGATCACAGTTGCTGCAAAATTAGACAGCCTTGAATCTCATTTCTTTCCAATTGGCCTTTCCCTGCAATCTTACTCAAGCTGGCTGACATGAGCTGATCCTCTATGGGAGGGACGTCTCAAATAGGAACTAATACTACATACACTAAACACAGCTTTATCTCCAACGAAGGGATTAGGTTGCCTGCCTCCAGAGCACCTCAAAGACGGGCGCCATACAACTGCTGAATTCCCGTACATGCTATTTACCTTGGctcggtttcccagatcagttaagtagctcttaacagcgaaagacttctttcaaaccttcttaaggagcctgtgaaagaaaatcgcgtttcccagagttgctcttagcttaagaatctctttcattaagaaggaaatgaaagatgctgctgacccagtctttccaaccttcttagtgaacaaagactcacagatccagccgcgtcaggcaaatcaatatcacaccaagcaatgagatattaaaacaatgcaccccgcacacattttgatctattttatactttagatttatattgtttagcattcattggtgacagcaaagggggaaaaaaagaaaaataaggaataacaagtgtgttcctgtatatgtttTATGCATTATGTTCAAATAAAAGGATCATCATTTATCAtaatttgtctgcacacatcccACATCTGCGTGCACATATGAGATAATGTACCAcaatcaaaaatcaaaatcaaaaacacaTCCACCCTCCAAACCTGCCACATTTAACACATCAGGCAACTGACAGGTGTAATTGAGTTCAGCTGGAACCTCATTACGGGAGACTTCATCCACTGCTCCATGAAAAGGCGTTGCAAAATCACATGTGTGAGATAccatggctgctatacagcatattctcgccgcaaatcaaccgcgttgctgtgcgcgaagcagaacggtttatatgaacgcattcgtgcatcagcacttcaatcccctggacgtCCAGACGGaccgggcgttctgctatcaggcaccattactttggaaccaacttccaatctgggttaaggaggctgacaccacttccacctttaaaactaaacttaaaacctttctgtttagtaaagcctatagttagtgtttagtaaacctctagctggtgttggtaaatctctaggggcctgatttaaaggtttgcgtgtgtaaaaacgtgtgcaaacttgacagcacccgcaaaccaaggtgccagctgatctactaacagcgtgcaaagaataGCGTGCGCAAAATaacacacgctattcatttagtacttttgccctgatgaataatcaatatggggcgtacccaccagaacgcgctaaatactgggtatttagatgcaaattggtccatttaccacgcgcaatgagatttaccaagcctgaaagtttttgtggggattgtgattgcgtctgtatttaatacgttcgaaaggaaggtgctaatctgcacaGCATTACtattgtggtgaggattctccacatgcaaaaggagaaatattttatttgaatgttaaatcgagtattattcagcaaacggttgccacaggaggcatcttcattttttttatttgtgataataaataaatcacgtgttttcatggagaaaaaagtgtttcttattgtgcgccaatgacgtgatctactagtttgcattattcgttttggaatactcaatttagatatatactgcatgggatttggactcagaataatggCTATAATTGCCACGGCATGCCATGGTCAGCTggagacaattgtctcgagctgaccggagcatcaagactggagagatgattaaaaatgatgtccgagctgtcatgttagtctatgtccaaaataacacagaaaagcttgtctgattacgcttttagttgtcatccatccattcaatacacataactgacattgatgtattcacagtgattcattaTCAGCTGTAAATACTTGTGTACAGccattattctgagtccaaatcccatgcagtatatatctaaattgagtattccaaagcgaataatgcaaactacagatcacgtcattgtCACCCCAGGATACAGCGCTTTgccaccgaggtggcaaagcgctctctgctctgtgcgctctgtgcgctgttctgaacacttctcttctcttcttgccatatgatggtcccgtctgtcacacatttactgtcagtgtttgctatataatatataatatttgcaatatactgtggacatctgaataaaaacttaactcataaatagattgaatcaaagcgctctccagctctgtgtctgattgtctttttctcctcagatcatgccgagcaccgccgggtcacgcaaacccgaccaataaaaaattaaaatcaaattcagtcctgtggcccgtttttctatttcgtatttttgatctgtgcctaaaattgaaatatgaaaaaccagacgtttttccgttttttgtgttaccaactgcatttattctatcgcagattttctccgatattgcgtttcttttggtaatgtttaaacttatttgctgtagttcatgaatgtgtttatttgcctcttccactaatatctctaactccaactcgttcaatttcattttgcgcttgtgacttgtgactgtgcattccatccagactctccatggcgcagagtttgcgctcgcaaaccttaagacgcaacacctcatttaaatactgctgtttgcacctgttatcaattgcgcacgcattcttagttgatcacccgcaaaccacacaacaacagcacgtgcaaactttttcagtgcacacgcaatttagtactctttatttaggatcttagtaaatcgggccctaagtagtgtaaactctagtgtgttagagtcagtagtcatagttgcagctatagaacaaaactataatagttagtctcaaatatagctttgcggtagatttgtttatttgtttatttattgagatccccattagctgcagcagaaactgcagctattcttcctggggtcttaaCAAAGTAAtgcaatacaaaataaaacaaaatagaaaaaagaacttaaaaaataaaaatacagaataagagcaagaagaaaaaaaaaatatatatatacaaaatcaaGATATTTTAAGAATCAAGACAAGAACAGAAACCAAGTCAACTATATCCTCCCCACATATACCTAATATATACCtagcatacatatatatacatacatacctatacatacatacacacatacatatacccaTCATATAATATTCTATCATATCTAACATTCCAAGTCAGTTCTATATTATattcacacagacacatatatatatatatacacatccacacatacatacatacacatatactcaTATATCTCTATTATATAATGACACTACTATGCAATAATACCATTGTATCTCATGTACTAAAACAATCATATTACATACACAACTATTCCATACCGAAACCATTACTTGGATAGATGTTTTTTAAGTAGTATTCTGAATTGATTATTGTTAGCGAGTTTTACATGATTGGGTAAAGAATTCCATTCTTTCATTCCTCTATACAGGACTGTACGTTTGATGGCATTAGATCTAACCTTAGGTATTGTAAAATTTCCAACAGTTGCATGTCTAGTGTTGTGACAGTGATTTTCTGCACTAAAAGAGAGGTTTTCAAACAAATCATATGgcttttttaaaacagatatGTTTCTTATCACAATCAACAGTGAGTATATGAGTCTGTCTTTGACCAATAACCAGTTGAGTTTCTTGTGCATAGAGATTATATTTGTCCTATTGTCGCACTTAAGAATAGTGCGGGCAGCTctgttttgtataatttgtaaaGCATTCAACATTTCACCATTAGCACTGGACCAAACTGCTGGGCAATAGTCAAGGTTTGATGGTATAAGTGATTGAatagctgtttttaaaatcctATGATTCATATAGAATGCATGTCTTCTTACAATAAATATACCCCTCCCCATCTTTGTAATGATATTAGAAATATGTGTTTTCCATGAAAGTTTGTTGTCTACTATTACTCCCAGAAGTTTGGTTTCGTCCACTTGTTTTATGATGATGTCATTGACCTTGATATACAAAACAGGATTCTTATCAATATTATGATTTGACCCGATAATCATACAATTGGACTTTGATAAATTTAGGCTAGCTTGTTTGCTCTGACCCATTCCGCTATACTAATTAATTCGTTATTTATAATAATTTCTAATTCATTATTAGTCTTTGCAGAAGCATATATAGTCGAGTCATCCGCGTACATCACTGTATTCACTTTTTCTAAGTCATTCGTAAAGATTGTGAACAGTAAAGGACCAAGACAGcttccttgaggaactccacatgttatggttttgttttctgagtAGCTGCCATTAAAAAACACAGATTGCATCCTGTTGGACAGATAACTGTAGAACCAGTTGAGTGCAGATTGCTCAAAGCCGTAACAAGCCAGTTTTTCTAATAATATGTTATGATCTATAATGTCAAAAGCCGCTGAAAAGTCTAGAAATACAGCACCAattatgtttttcatttcaatttccTTCAGCCAATCATCAGACATGACGTTGCAGTGGAGTGAGCCTTTCTAtatgcaattcaattcaattcaattttatttatatagcgtctaatacaacagagttgtctctagacgctttacagagacccatacccagaacatgacccccgagcagttattacataaacaatggcaggtaaaaactcccctagtgggagaaaaaccttaagccaaacagtggcaaggaaaaactcccctttaggagggaagaaaccttgagcaggaccaggctcataaggggggaccctcctgccgagggccagactggtgggtcagggacggcaacagcacagcaggcaggtggaagcagcaacgggatgaccaggggtgggcatGTTGTGAAGTACTGATTATTTCATTATCTGATAAATAATTATTAATTTGTTCATACACAATTGTTTCCATCATCTTTCCAAGTATCGGTAGCAGGCTTATTGGACGACTATTTGAGCCAGAAAAAGGTAGTCTCTTATTTTTTGGTGGTGGAACTATTTTAGCTTGCTTCCAGGCAAGAGGACATGTGCCGCATGTAAAGCTTAAATTTATGATGTGAACCAACGCTGGAGCAATGTCATCAGCAACCACTCTGCTGACACTCTGCTGTCTAGGCCAACAAGACCAGCTGGTTTGTCTTTGCCCTTTGTCAATAGTTCAATAATCTTGTCCGTGTTAACTTTTACCAATCTGAACTTAGAATTTCTATTTTTCATAATTGTATTTCTTATTAATATATGACATATATCATTACTTAGATGAGTCATACTTTCTCTTAGATTCACTACTTTGcttataaaataatcatttaAATAATTGGCAATGCCACTGGGCTTAGTAATGAACTCACCATCCTTTTCCAGAAAAGCTGGATTGTTTTTATCTTTCCTACCTGTCAGTTCATTTAAGACCTTCCATAGTTTTTTACTATCATTCCCCACCTCCTTTACTCGATTCTCGAAAtataatttcttctttttcctgtttAGTTTGGTAACacagtttctctttttcttatatAGATCCCAGTCACATTTGCTACCGGTTATAATTGCAGTTTTTTTCATTAGATCTCTCATTTTCATACCCTCTTTAATTTCATTATCTAACCAGGGTGTGATTGTATTCCTGACAGTGAACCTTTTTGATGGTGCATGTTTTTCCAcaagtggaaaaaataatttataaaatttagTCAGGGCCATTTCTGGATTATTGGCTTCAAATACTTCCAGCCAGCATACTTCTTTGACCTCTTTAACAAATACCTCTTTATTAAAGAGGTATTTAAATTaaagatatgctgctataggcttatgctgcaggggggcaccgacatgatccactgggcggtgcctctcacccttcttctcctctccttttccctgcctctcttctccattaccatttttatctattataaatatctcatagctatcatttttgtccatcgttcctgtagtttcttgtaccagccccccttttttctcttttgtgcatgtttgcaggctggagcctcgggagctgcgttctggcctgtgttcccgggccccccccccccatccccggtcatcccgttgctgcttccacctgcctacgtggatgtctgctgttgctgcttccgcctgcctgcacccccccccccccccccccccctctggtcatcccgctgctgcttccacatgactgttgtgtgctgctgacgtccctgactcccccagtctggccttcggcaggagggtccccccttataagcctggtcctgctcaaggtttcttcctcctaaaggggagtttttcttgccactgtttggcttaaggtttttctcccactaagggagtttttacctgccattgtttatgtaataattgctcgggggtttatgtttatgtttatgtttatgtttatgtttatgtttatgttcatgttctggatctctggaaagcgtctagagacaacatctgttgtattagacgctatataaataaaattgaattgaatttaattgaatagaTGAGGTACCGGCTTCCATGGGCTGAAATACAATGCCTCATCACGATGGTGTCTCCACATATCCGGAGGGCAACCCGGTGCAATTTCGCCCTGAGCCCGGAGGTCCAGTTACTGGCTGCACTGCGTTTTTacgcagtggggagcttcctggaggtggtgggggacggcacCGGACTGAGCAAGGCGTCGGTGTCACGGAGTGTGGCAGCCGTGACATCGATCCTCCTGCACCATGCCCGAGCGCACATCCAGTTGCCCACCACAAGGGAGGAGATCCGCCAGGTCCACCAAGGATTCCACGCCATGGCTGGGATCCCCGGGTGATTGGTGTAGTGGATGGCACCTTGATCCCCATTCTCAATCCGTCCTTGGTGGAGCATTTTTCTGTCATCAACACGCAGGCGGTGGTGGACCCCGAGGGCCTGATAACGGACATCGTTGCTAGGTGGCCGGGGGGCACCCATGACAGCTACGTGTTTGTCAACTCGGCTGTGGGGCAGAAGGCTGCTAGGGAGGAGTTTGGCTGGAGCTTCCTCCTTGGGGACAGCGGCTACCCTCTCCGCAGCTACCTGGTGACCCCTTTGACCAACCTGGCAACACCAGCGGAGGAGAGGTTTAATGAGGCGCACACAGACACTAGGACCCACATCAAACGGATGTTTGGCAGGTGGAAGTCACGGTTCCGTTGTATCCATTGTTCATCGGGGGGGCTGCGCCTGTCACCTACCAAGAGTTGTGGTGTCATCGTAGTCACCGCCATGCTCCACAACATGGCTGTGCGCGCCGGAGCAGATGAGCCGCCTCCCTTGGATGAGGACGAGGATTCTGAAGATGACGATGCCCCACCTCTGGTCCCTGGACCTCCGAACGATGCCCGAGCAGCACTCCACCAAGCCGGTGTCCACAGAAGACAGGAGCTCATTGACCTGTTTTTCTGATTTCACTTCCCTTTCACCAGTCACCAAGCAGTCAGCTGAGCTCCAACCAACTTCCTTAATCCccaaacattaagaaaaaaaccaGCAATAAACCCACTATCACCACACCACCCATAACTGTCTATAGGCTACTAAACTCCGCCACTAACTTCAAGAATACTTTATTGCTGCAATGTTTCAGTGCTTTGAAGGTGTAGCATTGAACATTAAAGCAAAGTGTTCGGGAGTTTACATGTGTTTTTGGCTGGAAGAGGCGCGTGTGTCATGCGTAAAGCGTACATTACGCACACACTTATACATGGCCTGAGTACTCTTGGagtaaattaataaaatggTCAATTCACAGGGACCCTCTGTGTAATTTTGAAACCCCTATGAATCACACAACACAAGAATGAAAAGAGAACcaagtttaattcaaccatgaatataaacacaacaTGTCAGGAAATTAATCAATAATCCATAATTCACAGGGAGAGTCGCCCTCTGGAGCGTCGGCTGTACGGCGCCTCGAGAAGTGGCATCTGTCTCCGCTGCAGCTCTAATTTCTCCCGCTTGATGTGCACGATCTGCTGCTGGAGGGCAGTGGACGTCTCGGAGGAGGTATGGAGGTGGCCCTCCATACGGCGCAGCACTGCGAGCTTCTCCCTCTCCAGGTCCACCGGCGTCTcgttgcaggtgcaggtgctgaTAGCAGGCCGCTGTGTGCGGCCACCCCGCATGCGGACGCCGGTTCTTACTGGTGCAGGTTGGAGCTCGGGGACAGGCGGGAGTGGGTGTAGGGCGACGTATTCCTCGGACTCGGTATTTGGGGCCGGGGAGGTtggtgctggtctgaccccgCTCCCAGATGGCTCATCCACCGGTTCCGACAGCCCCTCGTTCCCCAGGACATCTACCCCGCCCTCAATGCCCTCAGATGCCGTCTTGCCAATTATGGCCATCACCTTCTCTTCATCTGGCGTGAGCTCCGTGTTGGCAGGTGAGCCACCACCCGTGGCCTGGCTCTCGCCTGACCCTCGCTGCCTTCTTCTTAGTTTGGCTCTGGAACTCCTGCCACTTCTTCCTCACTGCATCCCACTCTCGTAGGCCACAGGGGCTGGAGGGAGCCATGCGCTCAGCGATGGCTTGCCATATGCGTCATTTGGCCAATatattcctttttcctttcgtcCCCCCGAAGAAGGTGTCCCGCTGTTGCCACACTTCATCCACCATGATGCCCATCTCCTCAGCAGTGAATGCTGGTGACCGCTTGGCCCGCTGCTTCATTACTTCTGCCATCATTAATGTGTGCACCTACCCACAGGTCATTTtatatcaattcaattcaattcaattttatttatatagcgtctaatacaacagagttgtctctagacgctttacagagacccatacccagaacatgacccccgagcagttataatataaacaatggcagataaaaactcccctagtgggagaaaaaaaaatatcctcAGTAACTGATTGATGTGCGTAAATGGATGTGATTGCTACTTGGATACACCTGTTGAACACACCTGTCACCTATGATGACAGGGAATTAGTGCATTGAGGAGCAGCGCTGTGTGTCTCCACACACCCGCCGTGTGTCTCCAAACATCTGCAGATACAACGTTGATGAATGCAAGATTCTGCTTAATAATGAAAAaggtcaagcagctaaataaacttcagaaaaTTTTTTCgaggtgaaggattctgttttacgAGTCACGAGAatacaatgtggtcctatatgctgatCGTTAAGATAATTTGTCCTaattcgtccatctttcacatttaataaaaacaatacatttcctcattattctcttaccaagactacttcttatttagttgcagtcttgttttcatcatgaaaaagggtcattgaattatatttatcatcttaatttttcattataacgcacaggcagcagggaattagtgcgttaggtagcagtgctgctgtgaaaatgcgctgatagtgatcggtgatcgatttgcctggcatcgattatttggtttcagaaccggacagctcctccaaagagcttctgaaagagcgaaactaaagaacggtgttaagaagtcatctgggaaacacccgtatcttaggattctctcttagttcaaaccttctttgaacctctcttaaatccttaagagaagttggatctgggaaacccggccattttcattcactcAGCACTATATAGGACAAGGATGGGCAGCTTTTTATTTGATGTCTACTGACTTGTACTCGTACTTGTAATCATCTTGTACCCATGTAAAAAGATTATTGGTTCACtgtagccagtactcgagttgtaaaaaaaactcaggggggatggtggattttatcatatggggacagatcatttgtgctgattacaaataatataatatattacaaataatagcagtgaccaaaacacctgcagaaatactgcaggaatgacatagcagcagttaaatgcagccttctgtaagctttaaatatccactgggcttacatcaaatacatcaaaacacaacaataaaaacacttttctgaacttatcaatatgactctgtccttcacaggataagtacaatggatcactgcaaaaactcacaatcttaacaagaatatttgtcttatttctagttaaattgtctcattttagtaaaaaaaatctcattacacttaaaacaagactcatcactggaaaaaacaacaattttcacctgtttcaagtagattttcacttaaaataagtagaaaaatctgccagtggaacaagattttttgccttgtaatgagaagatgggaagatttcaagtgaaactttacctgaaaaaggtGACAAT
This genomic interval from Cololabis saira isolate AMF1-May2022 chromosome 2, fColSai1.1, whole genome shotgun sequence contains the following:
- the LOC133418951 gene encoding putative nuclease HARBI1; this translates as MVSPHIRRATRCNFALSPEVQLLAALRFYAVGSFLEVVGDGTGLSKASVSRSVAAVTSILLHHARAHIQLPTTREEIRQAVVDPEGLITDIVARWPGGTHDSYVFVNSAVGQKAAREEFGWSFLLGDSGYPLRSYLVTPLTNLATPAEERFNEAHTDTRTHIKRMFGRWKSRFRCIHCSSGGLRLSPTKSCGVIVVTAMLHNMAVRAGADEPPPLDEDEDSEDDDAPPLVPGPPNDARAALHQAGVHRRQELIDLFF